In a genomic window of Nodularia sp. LEGE 06071:
- a CDS encoding CHAT domain-containing protein, whose protein sequence is MAFRIKLNSWVYVSISIFTLCLAFIITPVKASSPVPPAVVSVSQTTNQLEQGRNLYQAGRFAEAVTTWQTAAQQYRIQGDRNNEALSLSYLSIAQQELNQWPAARQSLEQSMKIVSTAQPAADAIIWAQILNTKANLELLTGQAETALENWQQAQKYYEQAGDTTGSLGSQINQAQALQRLGFYRRSKQQLKMLTQKLGDLPDSEVKVSGLRSLGLALHAIGDQQSEPVLAQSLAIAQKIDAKTQLSSILSSLGKVASDFQDPKAALNYFEDAQTAATNPNEALQARLAQFKLLVDYDEIEYAIPLAPQLQQQLLELPPSHSSLYAAINFVATLNRLTNPEQVIPRQDVAQLMAATVKSAQQIQDQAAQAYALYQWGQLYRRTNQWSEARELTQQSLNIARQLQSEDIIAQSAWQVGQLYKQQGKRPEAIAAYTEAVQSLKALRGDMVAVNPDVQFSFRESVEPVYRELVSLLLDEQPTQTALVQARELIESLQIAELDNFFREACLDQAQQIDQVDPTATVIYPIILSDRLAVILSQTGQPLRYYFTPKPQAEIEQTIDNFLIALNPVSDTQDRVRLSQQIYDWLIRPAEQDQAFQNTQTLVFVLDGKLRNIPIAALFDGQQYLIEKYAVALSPGLQLMAAQSLKQKKIQAIIGGISQSRGGFSALPDVESEVKQISQTVPSSLLLNQQFTSQALADRLKSSHADVIHLATHGQFSSRLEDTFLLTWDGQVNVKELSELLKNRSGDSSKVIELLVLSACDTASGDDRAVLGLAGLAVKSGARSTIATLWPVKDRAAKMLMTLFYEQLRQSHITKAEALRQSQINLIRQTDFDHPFFWSAFVLVGNWL, encoded by the coding sequence ATGGCTTTCCGAATCAAACTAAATTCTTGGGTATATGTCAGTATCAGTATTTTTACTCTGTGTTTAGCATTTATCATTACACCTGTAAAAGCATCATCACCAGTCCCACCTGCTGTTGTCTCTGTTTCTCAGACTACTAATCAGTTAGAACAAGGACGAAACCTTTACCAAGCAGGACGTTTTGCCGAGGCTGTGACAACTTGGCAAACCGCGGCACAACAGTATCGTATCCAAGGCGATCGCAACAATGAAGCCCTGAGTTTAAGTTATCTTTCCATAGCCCAACAAGAACTCAATCAATGGCCAGCAGCGAGACAATCTCTTGAGCAAAGCATGAAAATTGTGTCCACGGCTCAACCTGCTGCTGATGCAATTATCTGGGCGCAAATACTGAATACCAAAGCTAATTTAGAACTACTTACTGGTCAAGCAGAAACTGCCCTGGAAAATTGGCAACAAGCTCAAAAATACTATGAGCAAGCCGGCGATACAACAGGAAGTTTAGGTAGTCAAATCAATCAGGCGCAAGCTTTACAAAGGTTGGGATTTTATCGCCGCTCAAAACAGCAGTTGAAAATGCTGACTCAAAAGCTGGGTGATTTACCTGATTCGGAAGTTAAAGTCAGTGGATTGCGATCGCTGGGTTTGGCTTTACACGCCATTGGTGATCAACAAAGTGAGCCAGTTCTAGCACAAAGTCTCGCCATAGCCCAGAAAATTGACGCTAAAACTCAGTTAAGTTCTATTCTTTCCAGTCTAGGGAAAGTTGCCTCTGATTTTCAAGATCCGAAAGCAGCATTAAATTATTTTGAAGACGCACAAACCGCAGCCACTAACCCGAATGAAGCGCTACAAGCGCGTTTAGCTCAGTTCAAATTATTGGTGGATTACGACGAAATTGAATATGCCATTCCCCTAGCGCCTCAACTACAACAACAGTTGTTAGAATTACCACCTAGCCATAGTTCCCTGTATGCGGCAATTAATTTTGTCGCTACCTTGAATCGGTTGACAAATCCTGAGCAAGTTATACCCAGACAAGATGTAGCACAACTGATGGCAGCTACGGTCAAATCTGCACAACAAATTCAAGATCAAGCCGCTCAAGCTTATGCTCTTTATCAGTGGGGACAACTCTACCGCCGGACAAACCAGTGGTCAGAGGCCAGAGAATTAACTCAACAATCTCTGAATATTGCCCGTCAACTCCAATCTGAAGATATTATTGCTCAATCGGCATGGCAAGTAGGACAGTTATATAAACAGCAAGGTAAACGTCCTGAAGCAATTGCAGCTTATACAGAAGCGGTGCAATCATTAAAAGCACTAAGAGGGGATATGGTAGCCGTCAATCCCGATGTGCAGTTTTCTTTCCGCGAAAGTGTAGAGCCTGTGTATCGGGAATTGGTGAGTTTACTTTTAGATGAACAACCAACTCAAACCGCATTGGTGCAAGCACGAGAATTAATTGAATCATTGCAAATTGCGGAATTGGATAACTTTTTCCGCGAAGCTTGTTTAGACCAAGCGCAGCAAATTGATCAAGTTGACCCCACAGCTACAGTGATTTATCCGATTATTCTGAGCGATCGCTTGGCAGTGATTCTTTCTCAAACTGGACAACCTCTGCGTTATTATTTCACACCCAAACCACAAGCAGAAATTGAGCAAACTATTGATAATTTTCTCATAGCGCTCAACCCTGTTTCCGATACTCAAGATCGGGTGCGATTGTCCCAACAAATTTACGATTGGCTAATTCGTCCAGCAGAACAAGATCAAGCATTTCAAAATACTCAAACATTGGTGTTTGTTTTAGATGGGAAATTACGCAATATACCCATAGCTGCTTTATTTGATGGCCAGCAATATCTGATTGAAAAATATGCTGTCGCCCTTTCACCAGGTTTACAACTAATGGCCGCCCAATCACTCAAGCAAAAAAAAATTCAGGCGATCATTGGTGGTATTAGTCAATCCCGCGGTGGTTTTAGTGCTTTACCAGATGTGGAATCAGAAGTAAAGCAAATTTCCCAGACAGTACCATCTTCGCTGTTATTGAATCAGCAATTCACAAGTCAAGCCCTCGCTGATCGCCTCAAATCCAGTCATGCTGACGTGATTCATTTGGCAACCCACGGACAGTTTAGCTCTCGTCTTGAAGATACCTTCTTACTGACATGGGATGGACAAGTAAATGTCAAAGAGTTGTCTGAACTCCTGAAAAATCGCAGTGGTGATTCATCCAAAGTCATCGAATTATTAGTCCTAAGTGCTTGTGATACAGCAAGTGGAGATGATCGCGCTGTCCTGGGACTAGCAGGGTTGGCTGTCAAATCCGGAGCGCGTTCCACTATTGCCACTCTCTGGCCTGTGAAAGATAGAGCAGCCAAAATGCTGATGACGCTTTTCTATGAACAACTACGACAGTCCCATATAACTAAAGCCGAAGCCCTGCGGCAATCCCAAATCAACTTAATTCGGCAAACTGATTTTGATCATCCTTTCTTTTGGTCGGCTTTTGTTCTGGTTGGGAATTGGCTTTAA
- a CDS encoding ShlB/FhaC/HecB family hemolysin secretion/activation protein → MYLKCGFFIVVSLCNYHQAIAQTSNPQNLPPGRIEDIPVTPLPSDVLPQPANEEQLLPPPQIPDSTLLESDPDAKFLVERIAVVGSTVFSPEDFAAITDSFVKREISFAELLQIQDAIAKLYTDNGYVTTGALIPPQTVEAGVITIQVVEGSLTEIQIVGNRRLRNQYIRDRILLGAGKPLNLPKLLEKLQLLRLDPRIQNLSAELQMGVAPGTNILRVEVEEADTFSLTTTLDNGRSPSVGSFRRGVELREANLLGLGDTLNVAYANTEGSNTIHLDYALPINAQNGTIWFGLNRGWNNVIEEPFSVLDIQSNIKSYEIGYRQPLIQKPTQEVAVGLSFSRQASQTKLGLDDIGGFALSPGADADGNTKISALRLTQEYTQRNNQQVFAARSQFSLGVDWFDANINQDAPDSRFFAWRGQTQWVRKLAPETLFLARGDFQLAATSLVPLEQLGLGGQVSVRGYRQDTLLTDNGVLLSAELRLPVLRAAKIGGVLQVTPFIDIGKGWNTQGENPSTSTLIGTGLGLLWQQGNNFSARLDWGIPVISVEGDRRSLQEQGLYFSIRYSPF, encoded by the coding sequence CTGTATCTGAAATGCGGTTTTTTTATAGTAGTAAGTTTATGCAACTATCATCAGGCGATCGCTCAAACTTCTAATCCACAAAATTTACCGCCTGGCCGCATAGAAGATATTCCTGTAACTCCCTTACCATCGGATGTACTACCACAACCAGCCAACGAAGAGCAATTACTTCCTCCCCCACAAATACCGGATTCAACTCTACTAGAAAGTGATCCTGATGCTAAATTTCTAGTGGAACGCATCGCAGTTGTGGGTAGTACAGTTTTCTCTCCAGAAGACTTTGCTGCGATTACAGATTCCTTTGTAAAACGAGAGATATCCTTTGCAGAACTGTTGCAAATTCAAGATGCGATCGCCAAACTCTACACTGATAACGGTTATGTAACTACTGGTGCTTTAATTCCACCACAGACAGTAGAAGCTGGGGTAATCACAATTCAGGTAGTAGAAGGTAGTTTGACAGAAATTCAAATTGTGGGCAATCGCCGGTTACGTAATCAATACATCCGCGATCGCATTTTACTTGGTGCTGGTAAACCCCTGAATTTACCGAAGTTACTGGAAAAGCTACAACTACTCCGCCTCGATCCGCGGATTCAAAATTTATCAGCTGAGTTGCAAATGGGTGTAGCGCCGGGAACCAATATCTTACGAGTTGAAGTTGAAGAAGCCGATACATTCTCCCTCACCACAACTTTAGATAATGGGCGATCGCCTAGTGTGGGTAGTTTTCGCCGGGGTGTAGAACTACGAGAAGCTAATTTATTAGGTTTAGGCGACACCCTGAATGTAGCCTACGCCAACACTGAAGGCAGTAACACAATTCATTTAGATTACGCCCTACCAATTAATGCTCAAAATGGTACTATCTGGTTTGGCTTAAACAGAGGATGGAATAACGTCATTGAAGAACCATTCAGTGTCTTAGATATTCAGTCAAATATCAAGTCTTATGAAATCGGCTATCGCCAACCACTCATCCAAAAACCTACCCAAGAAGTAGCAGTGGGGCTATCCTTTTCTCGTCAAGCCAGCCAAACTAAATTAGGTCTGGATGATATTGGTGGATTTGCTTTATCACCCGGTGCAGATGCAGACGGAAACACCAAAATTTCGGCTTTACGCTTGACTCAGGAATATACCCAACGCAATAATCAGCAAGTTTTCGCGGCGCGATCGCAATTTAGCTTAGGTGTAGATTGGTTTGATGCCAATATCAATCAAGATGCCCCAGATAGCCGCTTTTTTGCTTGGCGGGGACAAACTCAATGGGTGCGAAAGTTAGCACCGGAAACATTATTTTTAGCTAGAGGTGATTTTCAACTAGCAGCAACTTCCTTAGTCCCTTTAGAACAATTGGGTTTAGGTGGACAAGTAAGTGTCCGGGGCTATCGCCAGGATACATTATTAACAGATAATGGTGTGCTGCTTTCAGCAGAATTACGTCTGCCAGTTTTACGTGCTGCCAAGATTGGAGGCGTACTACAAGTAACACCATTCATTGATATCGGTAAAGGCTGGAATACCCAAGGCGAAAATCCATCCACAAGCACTTTGATTGGGACTGGCTTAGGTTTATTGTGGCAACAAGGTAATAACTTCTCAGCTAGGTTAGATTGGGGGATTCCCGTAATATCCGTAGAAGGTGACAGGCGATCGCTCCAAGAACAAGGCTTGTACTTCTCAATTCGATATTCGCCGTTTTGA